From Gammaproteobacteria bacterium, the proteins below share one genomic window:
- a CDS encoding cytochrome c, with the protein MKQLVNLTCLAVISMWALPGSTIAAETIEIPFSLAKGQVLYEKYCSSCHGLQLDGTNEGPPLVHPFYKPSHHGDKSFYRAALQGTKQHHWNFGDMAPVEGMTRKKMDSLVPYVRYYQQQKKLY; encoded by the coding sequence ATGAAACAACTTGTAAATTTAACTTGTCTGGCGGTCATTTCCATGTGGGCTCTACCCGGTTCCACCATCGCCGCGGAAACAATCGAAATTCCTTTTAGCCTGGCCAAGGGTCAAGTGCTGTACGAGAAGTATTGCAGCAGCTGTCACGGACTGCAGCTCGACGGCACGAACGAGGGGCCGCCCTTGGTCCATCCGTTTTACAAACCCTCGCACCATGGCGACAAATCGTTTTACCGTGCGGCCTTGCAAGGGACTAAGCAGCATCACTGGAATTTTGGCGATATGGCACCGGTCGAGGGTATGACGCGCAAGAAAATGGATAGCCTCGTGCCCTATGTCCGCTACTACCAGCAGCAGAAAAAACTTTACTAG
- a CDS encoding SHOCT domain-containing protein, with amino-acid sequence MYEWHGFGGGMMWIFWILILIALVWFVVFAARQAGNSQKREKSALEILKERYARGEIDRDEFKQMRDDLNQ; translated from the coding sequence ATGTACGAATGGCACGGCTTTGGCGGCGGCATGATGTGGATTTTCTGGATATTAATTCTGATAGCACTGGTATGGTTTGTTGTTTTCGCGGCACGTCAGGCTGGTAATTCCCAAAAGCGGGAAAAATCGGCCCTGGAAATATTAAAGGAGCGTTATGCCAGGGGAGAAATAGATCGCGATGAATTCAAGCAAATGCGCGATGATTTAAATCAATGA